A window from uncultured Fusobacterium sp. encodes these proteins:
- the hslU gene encoding ATP-dependent protease ATPase subunit HslU → MNKELTPKKIVEELNKYIISQDEAKKNVAISLRNRDRRKMIKDENLRKEITPKNIILIGSTGVGKTEIARRIAKIANAPFLKVEATKYTEVGYVGKDVESIIKDLVALTYRKMKEEKFNSLREGAYETVLERVAKILKPYDSLNESEKEKIKKDISEGKYDDVDIEIDKSKKENDLPIIEVVSGGEDIGGFIDQMMSTFPGKLRKMTTSVKNAISIFLDEEVEKKIDLETLAQEVVENVENNGIIFIDEIDKITEREGAGKGDVSRQGVQRDILPIVEGSTVMTKYGPVKTDHILFIAAGAFSQSSPSDLMPELQGRFPIRVKLKNLEKDDFVKILTEVEYNLLDQYKAMLAVDNVELNFSKGAIEKIAEITASQNEKIENIGARRLAAVVEELLREIMFEAPYEEKRKINIDLNFIKKIFKKDKEDENLDKFIL, encoded by the coding sequence ATGAACAAAGAACTTACACCCAAAAAGATAGTAGAAGAGTTAAATAAATATATAATTTCACAAGATGAAGCTAAGAAAAATGTAGCTATATCATTGAGAAATAGAGATAGAAGAAAAATGATAAAAGATGAAAATTTAAGGAAAGAAATTACTCCTAAAAATATTATTTTGATAGGATCAACAGGGGTAGGAAAAACAGAAATAGCTAGAAGAATAGCTAAAATTGCAAATGCTCCTTTTTTAAAGGTTGAAGCAACTAAATATACAGAAGTTGGTTATGTAGGAAAAGATGTAGAGAGTATAATAAAAGATTTAGTAGCTTTAACATATAGAAAAATGAAAGAGGAAAAATTTAATTCATTAAGAGAAGGAGCTTATGAAACTGTTTTAGAAAGAGTTGCTAAAATTTTAAAGCCTTATGATAGTTTAAATGAAAGTGAAAAAGAAAAGATAAAAAAAGATATTTCTGAGGGAAAATATGATGATGTAGATATTGAGATTGATAAATCTAAGAAAGAGAATGATTTACCAATCATAGAAGTGGTTTCTGGAGGAGAGGATATAGGAGGCTTTATTGATCAAATGATGTCAACTTTTCCTGGTAAATTAAGAAAAATGACAACAAGTGTGAAAAATGCGATATCTATATTTTTAGATGAAGAGGTTGAGAAAAAAATAGACTTAGAAACATTAGCACAAGAAGTTGTTGAAAATGTTGAGAATAATGGAATTATTTTTATCGATGAAATAGATAAAATTACTGAGAGAGAGGGAGCTGGTAAAGGAGATGTCTCAAGACAGGGAGTTCAAAGAGATATTCTTCCAATTGTAGAAGGAAGTACAGTGATGACAAAATATGGTCCTGTAAAGACAGATCATATTTTATTTATTGCTGCTGGAGCATTTTCACAAAGTTCTCCATCAGATCTTATGCCAGAATTACAAGGAAGATTTCCTATCAGAGTTAAATTAAAAAATTTAGAGAAAGATGATTTTGTAAAAATCTTAACAGAAGTAGAGTATAATCTATTAGATCAATATAAAGCTATGTTAGCTGTAGATAATGTAGAACTTAATTTTTCTAAAGGGGCTATAGAAAAGATTGCTGAGATAACAGCAAGTCAAAATGAAAAAATAGAAAATATAGGAGCTAGAAGATTAGCTGCTGTTGTAGAAGAACTTTTAAGAGAGATTATGTTTGAAGCTCCTTATGAGGAAAAAAGAAAGATAAATATAGATTTAAATTTTATTAAAAAGATCTTTAAAAAAGATAAAGAGGATGAAAATTTAGATAAATTTATATTGTAA
- a CDS encoding YigZ family protein — protein MKSVGREYTIEFEERKSRFIGYVKPVGSKKEAEDFIQSIKNKHPDATHNCSAYKVIDNGQEYFKTDDDGEPSGTAGKPMGDIITYMEVTNLAVVATRYFGGIKLGAGGLVRNYAKTAKLAIQEAGIEEYIEKNIYILDFSYERIGDVESIINAGGGEYLDKGYNDRVTYKVRIDIPTFESLQGLRDIMIIDL, from the coding sequence ATGAAAAGTGTTGGAAGAGAGTATACAATAGAATTTGAAGAAAGAAAATCAAGATTTATAGGATATGTAAAACCAGTTGGAAGTAAAAAAGAGGCTGAGGATTTTATTCAAAGTATAAAAAATAAGCATCCAGATGCAACTCATAACTGTTCAGCTTATAAGGTGATAGATAATGGACAAGAGTATTTTAAAACAGATGATGATGGAGAGCCTAGTGGAACAGCGGGAAAACCAATGGGAGATATTATTACTTATATGGAAGTAACTAATTTAGCTGTAGTAGCTACTAGATATTTTGGTGGGATAAAATTAGGTGCTGGAGGACTTGTAAGAAACTATGCTAAAACAGCTAAACTTGCTATTCAAGAAGCTGGTATAGAGGAGTATATAGAAAAAAATATCTATATTTTAGATTTTTCTTATGAACGAATAGGAGATGTAGAGAGTATAATAAATGCTGGTGGTGGAGAGTATTTAGATAAAGGATACAATGATAGAGTCACATATAAAGTCAGAATAGATATTCCAACTTTTGAAAGTTTACAAGGATTGAGAGATATAATGATAATAGATTTATAA
- a CDS encoding site-2 protease family protein: MKRFIEELKYLNRGMPTTTKIIIIVILLYVILSFGKNLIFNPSIFINIVILIFSLLVHELSHGVMAFICGDNTAKRYGRLSLNPLNHLDPLGTIFPILLILSGSSFVFGWAKPVPINYYRLKYGRVGEFLVAIAGVLSNILLAILGMFMFKYMYEILIVTHLIEPVLYLISLNILLAVFNIMPIPPLDGSRVLAAIGNYDLRESIFSMDRYGIFIIMILSWTGLLYKFIAPVYMAILSVLDKII, from the coding sequence ATGAAAAGATTTATAGAAGAGTTAAAATATCTCAATAGGGGGATGCCAACAACTACAAAGATTATTATTATAGTGATTTTATTATATGTGATTTTAAGCTTTGGAAAAAATTTAATATTTAATCCTTCGATTTTTATTAATATAGTTATATTGATTTTTTCACTTCTTGTTCATGAGTTATCTCATGGAGTGATGGCTTTTATCTGTGGAGATAATACTGCTAAAAGATATGGAAGATTGAGTTTAAACCCACTAAATCATTTAGATCCATTGGGGACTATTTTTCCAATACTTTTAATATTATCTGGATCTTCTTTTGTGTTTGGATGGGCAAAACCTGTTCCAATCAATTATTATAGATTAAAATATGGAAGAGTAGGAGAATTTTTAGTTGCAATAGCAGGAGTATTGTCTAATATTTTACTTGCTATATTAGGAATGTTTATGTTTAAATATATGTATGAAATACTCATAGTTACTCATCTTATTGAGCCAGTATTGTATTTAATAAGTTTAAATATTTTGCTTGCTGTATTTAATATTATGCCTATTCCACCATTAGATGGATCTAGAGTTTTAGCAGCTATAGGAAATTATGATTTAAGAGAGAGTATTTTCAGTATGGATAGATATGGGATTTTTATTATTATGATTTTAAGTTGGACAGGTTTATTATATAAATTTATTGCTCCTGTATATATGGCCATATTAAGTGTTTTAGATAAAATTATTTAG
- a CDS encoding ComEC/Rec2 family competence protein, with protein sequence MEVIYLIALEITIILGLINFLSFNMVIIFSLIIIGGIFIFNNRKNIFLLIVPFVFLLRVIFIFNHSIDIDEIKKFNVSYYEGRGKIEKIDNRYPLRNSYTYLSECSEGEYEIIGKIKEIENKYENDYYMLEIIKLQKINSSELKEYFKEKSEKLLKNSSYELKRVYNAMILGEGYRIPKELRETFNYIGISHLIALSGFHISLVIIVFSKILSIKLPLKKRERNMVLLLFLTIYYLGIQHSPSLNRAYIMGSIYLLGKILNENTELIKSLTVSYVLSLIINPASINSISFQLSYLAVFILSGIYPYIQTKLYKGKSKLIRGIILTITVQLFLTPLVLDRFGVIQLLSFISNLILIPIGTTFITVAFLGLIFENFNIGYIMLPFINITFKIFKKVVEFFEKIPYMSVKLEKDIPFLTLGYIFLILIIFILKFRKDKNKNEKIYRRVKISQ encoded by the coding sequence ATGGAAGTTATCTATTTAATAGCTCTAGAAATTACAATTATATTGGGATTAATAAATTTTTTATCTTTTAATATGGTAATAATTTTTAGTCTTATTATTATAGGTGGAATTTTTATCTTTAATAATAGAAAAAATATATTTTTATTAATTGTACCATTTGTGTTTTTGTTAAGAGTTATTTTTATTTTTAATCATTCCATAGATATAGATGAAATAAAAAAATTTAATGTTTCATATTATGAAGGAAGAGGAAAAATAGAGAAAATAGATAATAGATATCCCTTAAGAAACTCCTATACTTATCTTTCTGAATGTTCAGAGGGAGAATATGAAATAATAGGAAAAATAAAAGAAATTGAGAATAAGTATGAAAATGATTATTATATGTTAGAAATAATCAAATTGCAAAAGATAAATTCTAGTGAATTAAAAGAGTATTTTAAAGAAAAAAGTGAAAAGTTATTAAAAAATTCATCTTATGAATTAAAAAGAGTGTACAATGCTATGATTTTAGGAGAAGGTTATAGAATACCTAAGGAATTAAGAGAAACTTTTAATTATATTGGAATTTCTCATTTAATTGCACTTTCAGGTTTTCATATAAGTTTAGTTATAATTGTATTTTCTAAAATTTTATCTATAAAATTACCATTGAAAAAAAGAGAGAGAAATATGGTACTTTTACTATTTTTAACTATTTACTATTTAGGGATACAACACTCTCCATCTTTAAATAGAGCATATATAATGGGAAGTATTTACCTTTTGGGAAAAATTTTAAATGAAAATACTGAGTTAATAAAGAGCTTAACAGTTAGTTATGTATTATCTCTTATAATAAATCCAGCATCAATTAATAGTATATCTTTTCAATTATCATACTTAGCTGTATTTATATTAAGTGGAATTTATCCATACATTCAAACAAAATTATATAAAGGAAAGTCTAAATTAATAAGAGGAATAATTTTAACCATAACAGTTCAACTGTTTTTAACTCCTTTGGTATTAGATAGGTTTGGGGTAATACAGCTGTTATCTTTTATATCTAATTTAATATTAATTCCCATAGGAACTACCTTTATAACTGTAGCTTTTTTAGGATTAATCTTTGAAAATTTTAATATAGGATATATAATGTTACCTTTTATTAATATTACTTTTAAAATTTTTAAAAAAGTAGTTGAATTTTTTGAAAAAATACCCTATATGAGCGTAAAATTAGAAAAGGATATTCCTTTTTTGACTTTAGGGTATATATTTTTAATACTAATAATATTTATTTTAAAATTTAGAAAGGATAAAAATAAAAATGAAAAGATTTATAGAAGAGTTAAAATATCTCAATAG
- a CDS encoding MFS transporter, translated as MSKRLPTSIQIFYGLGVSYAIVDQIFAQWILYFYLPPESSGLKPVMAPIFISLALVISRVVDMITDPVVGFLSDKINTRWGRRIPFIAVGLIPLVIFTIAFFYPPMNNEKLAFIYLAVIGSMFFTFYTIVGAPYNSLIPEIGQTTEERLNLSTWQSIFRLIYTAIAMIIPGALIKMLGKGDTLIGVRGMVISLCILVVLGGLVTVLLVPERKYSLGQKSEANFKDTMKIVFKNKAFINYLFGLLFFFIGFNNLRAIMNYFIEDIMGLGKGAITIASALLFGMSALCFYPTNKLSKKFGYRKIMLVCLVLLIAFTLCLTQLGKLLPVSLGYPLFALIGIPVAGAAFIFPPAMLSEIGNKISEENGNRIEGVCFGIQGFFLKMAFMISILILPIILVAGNGDILSAITTAPKGVEKSGIYLTALVSAISFLISFLFYYRYKE; from the coding sequence ATGAGTAAAAGATTACCAACAAGTATACAGATATTTTATGGATTAGGAGTAAGTTATGCCATTGTTGACCAAATTTTTGCTCAATGGATTTTATATTTTTATTTACCACCAGAGAGTTCAGGGTTAAAACCAGTAATGGCTCCAATTTTTATCTCTTTAGCTCTTGTAATATCTAGAGTTGTAGATATGATTACAGATCCAGTAGTAGGTTTTTTATCTGATAAGATTAATACTAGATGGGGAAGAAGAATACCCTTTATTGCTGTTGGACTTATACCTTTAGTAATATTTACAATAGCATTTTTTTATCCCCCAATGAATAATGAAAAATTAGCTTTTATTTATTTAGCTGTTATAGGATCTATGTTTTTTACTTTTTATACTATAGTTGGAGCTCCTTATAATTCTCTTATTCCAGAGATAGGACAGACAACTGAAGAAAGATTGAATCTTTCAACTTGGCAGTCAATATTTAGATTGATTTATACAGCTATTGCAATGATAATACCAGGAGCTTTAATTAAAATGTTAGGTAAAGGAGATACACTTATAGGAGTTAGAGGAATGGTAATCTCTCTTTGTATTTTAGTTGTTCTTGGTGGACTAGTGACAGTATTATTAGTTCCAGAGAGAAAATACTCACTTGGACAAAAATCAGAGGCAAATTTTAAAGATACAATGAAAATAGTATTTAAGAATAAAGCTTTTATAAATTATCTATTTGGACTTTTATTTTTCTTTATAGGATTTAATAATCTAAGAGCTATAATGAATTACTTTATTGAAGATATTATGGGATTAGGAAAGGGGGCAATAACAATTGCTTCTGCTTTACTTTTTGGAATGTCAGCACTATGTTTTTATCCTACAAATAAGCTATCAAAAAAATTTGGATATAGAAAAATAATGTTAGTTTGTTTAGTATTACTTATAGCTTTTACTCTATGTTTAACTCAATTGGGAAAATTATTACCTGTTTCATTGGGATATCCACTATTTGCATTGATAGGAATACCAGTAGCTGGAGCAGCTTTTATTTTTCCGCCAGCTATGTTAAGTGAGATAGGAAATAAAATTAGTGAAGAAAATGGAAATAGAATAGAAGGAGTTTGTTTTGGAATACAAGGTTTTTTCTTAAAAATGGCTTTTATGATATCTATACTAATTTTACCAATAATATTAGTAGCAGGAAATGGAGATATATTATCAGCGATTACTACAGCTCCAAAAGGAGTAGAGAAATCTGGAATCTATTTAACAGCTTTGGTTTCAGCAATATCTTTTTTAATATCATTTCTTTTTTACTATAGATATAAGGAGTAA
- a CDS encoding nucleotidyltransferase has translation MKATGIVVEYNPFHNGHKYHLEKAKKLNPENVIIAVMSGDFVQRGEPSIIDRWTKTEIALKNGVDMVVELPVFYSAQSAEIFAKGAIGILNELRCSTLVFGSESGDVEELKRISSLQESEEFKIKLKERLKEGNSYPTAHSLTMKEVLGESELNSNDILGLEYIKAIKYWKSSIVPQTLKREKVGYHDTNIIGEFASATKIREQLKKNQEIKNIVTEESYEILKRYNKFTYMENFYPLIRYELIKNYKNLFEIQDMEIGFENRLYENAVKYLEYQEFLKSISNRRYTLGRTQRVLLHTLLGLTEDITEKVKSTIPYVKILGFNKKGREYLNYLKSFENNKIITSYKKMNEIFTSEICSLIEFNEESSKIYRLINNYKDYKAPIIFREEENNE, from the coding sequence ATGAAAGCTACAGGAATAGTAGTGGAATACAACCCTTTTCACAATGGACATAAGTATCATTTAGAGAAAGCTAAAAAATTAAATCCAGAAAATGTGATTATAGCAGTAATGAGTGGTGATTTTGTTCAAAGAGGAGAACCTTCAATTATAGATAGATGGACAAAAACAGAAATAGCTTTAAAAAATGGAGTGGATATGGTAGTGGAGCTCCCTGTTTTTTATTCAGCCCAAAGTGCAGAAATTTTTGCTAAAGGAGCTATTGGAATATTAAACGAATTGAGGTGTTCAACTCTTGTATTTGGATCTGAAAGTGGAGATGTAGAAGAATTAAAAAGGATTTCATCACTTCAAGAAAGTGAAGAGTTTAAAATAAAATTAAAAGAGAGATTAAAAGAGGGAAATTCATATCCTACTGCTCATAGTTTAACTATGAAAGAAGTACTAGGAGAAAGTGAACTAAATTCAAATGATATTTTAGGATTAGAATATATCAAAGCTATTAAATATTGGAAAAGTTCAATTGTACCACAAACTTTAAAAAGAGAGAAAGTGGGATACCATGATACGAATATTATTGGGGAATTTGCAAGTGCAACTAAAATACGTGAACAATTAAAAAAAAATCAAGAGATAAAAAATATTGTAACAGAAGAGAGTTATGAGATATTAAAAAGATATAATAAATTCACTTATATGGAGAATTTTTATCCTTTAATAAGATATGAATTAATAAAAAACTATAAAAATCTTTTTGAGATTCAAGATATGGAAATTGGTTTTGAAAATAGATTGTATGAAAATGCTGTTAAATATTTGGAGTATCAAGAGTTTTTAAAAAGTATAAGTAATAGGAGATATACTTTAGGAAGGACACAAAGAGTTTTACTTCATACTCTTTTAGGGCTCACTGAAGATATTACAGAAAAAGTGAAAAGTACAATTCCTTATGTAAAAATATTGGGATTTAATAAAAAAGGAAGAGAATACTTAAACTATTTGAAAAGTTTTGAAAATAATAAAATAATAACTTCTTATAAAAAAATGAATGAGATATTTACATCTGAAATTTGTTCATTGATAGAATTTAATGAAGAGAGTTCAAAAATATATAGGTTAATTAATAATTATAAAGATTATAAAGCACCAATTATTTTTAGGGAGGAAGAAAATAATGAGTAA
- a CDS encoding TIGR00282 family metallophosphoesterase, which yields MRILVVGDIVGSPGRETLKTFLEKKGKDYDFIIVNGENAAAGFGLTAKLADQLQEWGCDVITSGNHIWDKKELYEYLDKSDRVLRPANYPDENTPGKGYTIVKDRKGNKIGVISIQGRVFMAPIDCPFKKVREIINEVRKETKFIIVDFHAEATSEKIAMGWHLDGYVSVIFGTHTHIQTADEKILPEGTGYITDVGMTGSENGVIGMKVQSVLPKFLNSLPQRFEIAEGNERLCGLDIELDEETGECKKIERINKTLMEISYL from the coding sequence ATGAGAATTTTAGTGGTGGGAGACATAGTTGGTAGCCCAGGAAGAGAAACTTTAAAAACTTTTTTAGAAAAAAAAGGAAAGGATTATGACTTTATAATTGTAAATGGTGAAAATGCTGCTGCTGGATTTGGTCTTACAGCAAAATTAGCTGATCAATTACAAGAGTGGGGTTGTGATGTTATAACTAGTGGTAACCATATTTGGGATAAAAAAGAACTTTATGAATACTTAGATAAAAGTGATAGAGTTTTAAGACCTGCTAATTATCCAGATGAAAATACCCCTGGAAAAGGTTATACAATTGTTAAAGATAGAAAAGGAAATAAGATTGGGGTAATCTCTATTCAAGGTAGAGTATTTATGGCTCCTATTGATTGTCCTTTTAAAAAAGTAAGAGAGATCATAAATGAAGTTAGAAAAGAAACTAAATTTATAATAGTAGATTTTCACGCAGAAGCAACTTCTGAAAAAATTGCTATGGGTTGGCATTTAGATGGATATGTTTCTGTTATTTTCGGAACTCATACTCATATTCAAACAGCAGATGAAAAAATTCTTCCAGAAGGAACTGGATATATAACTGATGTAGGAATGACAGGTTCTGAAAATGGAGTAATTGGAATGAAGGTACAATCTGTTTTACCTAAATTTTTAAACTCTCTACCTCAAAGATTTGAAATTGCTGAAGGAAATGAAAGACTTTGTGGATTAGATATTGAATTAGATGAAGAAACTGGAGAGTGTAAAAAAATAGAGAGAATTAATAAAACTCTTATGGAAATATCATATTTATAA
- the prmA gene encoding 50S ribosomal protein L11 methyltransferase, protein MKVVEIKVIYESDDIDRATKEISDIFYGFGVTGLKIEEPMKNKNPLDFYKNEKEFLMVDHAISAYFPLNPYAEKRKIAILSTFEEKFKDRDDIIYTVDFYEYDEEDYQNSWKKYLFPEKVSEKFVVKPTWREYTPEADELIIELDPGRAFGTGSHPTTSLCLKLMEENIKEGDSVIDVGTGSGILMIAADRLGASEIYGTDIDELAVESAKENLELNKISEEKAKVYKGDLISVVEDKKFDVVVANILADVLLILLHDISKVVKPNGKIIFSGIIEDKCELLRREVEALGFKVKEIKADKEWRAMLIEA, encoded by the coding sequence ATGAAAGTAGTAGAGATAAAAGTAATATATGAAAGCGATGATATAGATAGAGCTACTAAAGAGATTTCAGATATATTTTACGGTTTTGGTGTAACAGGTTTAAAAATAGAAGAACCTATGAAAAATAAAAATCCATTGGATTTTTATAAAAATGAAAAGGAATTTTTAATGGTAGACCACGCTATCTCTGCTTATTTCCCATTAAATCCTTATGCTGAAAAGAGAAAAATAGCTATTCTTTCTACTTTTGAAGAAAAGTTCAAAGATAGAGATGACATTATATATACAGTAGATTTTTATGAATATGATGAAGAAGATTATCAAAATAGTTGGAAAAAATATTTATTCCCTGAAAAAGTAAGTGAAAAATTTGTAGTAAAACCAACTTGGAGAGAATATACTCCTGAAGCTGATGAACTTATAATAGAATTAGATCCTGGAAGAGCTTTTGGTACTGGTTCACATCCAACAACTTCTCTTTGTTTAAAATTAATGGAAGAAAATATAAAAGAGGGAGATAGTGTAATTGATGTAGGTACTGGTTCTGGTATTCTTATGATTGCTGCTGACAGACTTGGTGCTAGTGAAATCTATGGAACTGATATAGATGAATTAGCTGTTGAATCTGCTAAAGAGAATCTTGAGTTAAATAAAATATCAGAAGAAAAAGCTAAAGTATATAAAGGAGATCTCATCTCTGTAGTTGAAGATAAAAAATTCGATGTTGTTGTTGCTAATATTTTAGCTGATGTTTTATTAATTTTATTACATGATATTTCTAAAGTTGTAAAACCTAATGGAAAAATAATTTTCTCTGGAATTATTGAAGATAAGTGCGAGCTTTTAAGAAGAGAAGTTGAAGCATTAGGATTTAAAGTTAAAGAGATCAAAGCTGATAAAGAGTGGAGAGCTATGCTTATAGAAGCTTAA
- the cmk gene encoding (d)CMP kinase — MEEFIVTIDGPAGSGKSTIAKIIAKKYKFTYLDTGAMYRMIALYALENNIDLEDKIAIKNMLDNTKLDIVENKFFLNGKDVSEEIRTPKVSAVVSPVAAIKEVRVKLVDLQREISKGKKTILDGRDIGTVVFPNADVKIYLVASPEERANRRLKEYKEKGVEADYESVLASIKERDFIDSTREESPLMKAEDAHEIDSSIMSIEEVVEEISKYIDKKIGA; from the coding sequence ATGGAAGAGTTTATCGTTACAATAGATGGACCTGCTGGTAGTGGAAAAAGTACTATAGCTAAAATTATAGCTAAAAAATATAAGTTTACATATTTAGATACTGGAGCTATGTATAGAATGATAGCTCTTTACGCCTTAGAAAATAATATTGATTTAGAAGATAAAATTGCTATTAAAAATATGCTTGATAACACTAAATTAGATATAGTAGAAAATAAATTTTTTCTAAATGGAAAAGATGTTTCTGAAGAAATAAGAACTCCTAAAGTAAGTGCTGTAGTATCTCCTGTAGCAGCAATAAAAGAAGTAAGAGTCAAACTTGTAGACTTACAAAGAGAAATAAGTAAAGGAAAGAAAACTATTCTAGATGGAAGAGACATTGGAACAGTTGTTTTTCCCAATGCTGATGTTAAGATATATTTAGTAGCTTCTCCTGAAGAAAGAGCTAATAGAAGATTAAAAGAATATAAAGAAAAAGGAGTAGAAGCTGATTATGAATCTGTACTAGCTTCTATCAAAGAGAGAGATTTTATAGACTCTACACGTGAAGAAAGTCCTCTTATGAAAGCTGAAGATGCTCATGAAATTGATAGTAGTATTATGTCAATTGAGGAAGTAGTAGAAGAAATTTCTAAATATATAGATAAAAAAATAGGAGCTTAA
- a CDS encoding glycosyltransferase N-terminal domain-containing protein: MFYQILRVFLTPFILFLIIIGGKKGAFLRKRLKQDYSLLKKEEYIWIHCSSVGEINLSEPLIKKLLDKREERILLTLFTDTGINVAKEKFGKNERVDIFYFPLDDKKNIKSILNKINLNLLILIETEIWPNLIKEVGKKTKIIIVNGRISDKSLSRYKLLKNYLKSLFLYITKFYMQSEEDSKRIVEIGALKERVETLGNIKFDIKFPEYTEQEKEELIRFFSVDGRKVFTAGSSRTGEYEVLLDTFKKLKNTLLILVPRHIERTPQVEEIIKQYGFSYKKFSDIEKEKNEKTDIIIVDKIGLLRKIYSITDVAFVGGTLVNIGGHSLLEPLFYGKTPIFGPYLQNVKEISNEILQLQLGYKVNNSSEFLTTIDKVEQNQNRSKEKIKNLFEKNSQITDKIIEKIKNL, encoded by the coding sequence ATGTTTTATCAAATATTAAGAGTATTTCTCACTCCTTTTATTTTATTCTTAATAATAATAGGTGGAAAAAAAGGAGCGTTTTTAAGAAAAAGATTAAAACAAGATTATTCCTTATTAAAAAAAGAAGAATATATTTGGATACACTGTTCATCAGTAGGTGAAATAAATCTTTCTGAACCTCTTATTAAAAAACTCCTTGATAAAAGAGAGGAAAGAATTCTTCTAACTTTATTTACAGATACAGGAATAAATGTTGCCAAAGAAAAATTTGGTAAAAATGAGAGAGTTGATATATTTTATTTCCCACTAGATGATAAAAAAAATATAAAAAGTATTTTAAATAAAATAAATTTAAATTTATTAATTTTAATTGAAACAGAGATTTGGCCTAATCTAATAAAAGAAGTGGGAAAGAAAACAAAAATAATAATTGTGAATGGAAGAATTTCTGATAAAAGTTTAAGCAGATATAAACTTTTAAAAAATTATTTAAAATCTTTATTCTTGTATATCACTAAATTCTACATGCAATCTGAAGAAGATAGTAAGAGAATTGTAGAAATTGGAGCTTTAAAAGAGAGAGTAGAAACTTTAGGAAATATAAAATTTGATATAAAATTTCCAGAATATACTGAACAAGAAAAAGAAGAATTAATAAGATTTTTCTCTGTAGATGGAAGAAAAGTTTTTACTGCTGGAAGTAGTAGAACTGGAGAATATGAAGTTTTATTAGATACTTTTAAAAAACTAAAAAACACTCTTTTAATTCTAGTTCCTAGACATATAGAGAGAACTCCACAAGTTGAAGAGATCATAAAACAATATGGATTTAGTTATAAAAAATTTAGTGATATTGAAAAAGAAAAAAATGAGAAAACAGATATAATAATTGTAGATAAAATTGGATTATTAAGAAAGATTTACTCTATCACAGATGTAGCTTTTGTAGGTGGAACTTTAGTAAATATTGGTGGTCACAGTTTGTTAGAACCTTTATTTTATGGAAAAACACCAATATTTGGTCCTTATCTTCAAAATGTAAAAGAAATTTCTAATGAAATCTTACAACTACAATTGGGATATAAAGTAAATAATAGTTCAGAATTTTTAACTACTATAGATAAAGTAGAGCAAAATCAAAATAGATCAAAAGAAAAAATAAAAAATCTTTTTGAAAAAAACAGTCAAATAACTGATAAAATTATTGAAAAAATAAAAAATTTATAA